Genomic DNA from Acomys russatus chromosome 24, mAcoRus1.1, whole genome shotgun sequence:
cattcttggggggcaggggaggaagcaaaattaaaaccaaagtattcactaaatgtgtgtgtgtgtgtgtgtgtgtgtgtgtgtgtgtgtgtgtgtgttttacatttacttatttacttacatgGCGTGGGGACACCCCTGTGTAGCATTCAGAGTACATCTTTCCAGTGTCACTTCTTGCCTTCCACCACGTGTGTCCCGGGGGATGAACTTGCGTCTGCATGCACCTTTGCTAGCTGAGTCATCTCACAGGTCCTCAtgaactcatttaaaaaatgtctataGAGATCCCTTTTGCAGAGACACTCTGAGTGCTGCCTGTGCTATTTAAAACAGACCACAAACATAAAATGGCTGTGCAACACAGCTGAACAGGGTAAAGTATTTATCCTGCAGGCAAAAATACAACCACTCCCATAGGagcttttaaaatgaattgtgttaagggtgggggctggggggaggacGACTGGAGGGTGCTGTCTCTGATAGCCTGAACAAATAGCTTCTAATGGAAATATAGACACGGACAACTTTGCAGTAACATATAGGTGGTCCGAGAGCTTCTTTCTTCAAGTTAAGAACCTTATTTTGAACTGTATTTTATATGATTAGAGCACATTTTATATGATTTAATTTGCTCACGGTTTTAAAAGAGCAATTTCACAGTTGTGTACTGGACACTAAACCTAGGCAATTTGAAATCATATTAGGTTTAAAAAAACTTTCCAAAAATACAATGGTTTCCTTGACCTGTTTATATAGAATTTTCAAAGGTTATCACCAATTACAACTGTAGTACATTCTGTAAACTGTTGAATCAACTATTTAACTAGCATTAGTTGATAAGAGTTATTCAGATTCTTTAGTTGTCTATGCCCTTTTCATGCCCAATAATTCAATTCAGGTTGTCATACAAGTTTTGGTTGTCAAGGGCCGGAATTTGCATTTTGTTTCAAGTTTTAATTTCTGTTCTATAAGTTACTTATTCTtgaaaaaattaatgtttctGAGCTACTTTTTCGTTTTAATGCACACGAAGAaccaagaaaatgcatttttaacttcttttgaaaattggaaggaaatttaataaaattttcgTATTattcaaaactaaaaatacataGTTCAAGTGTCAAAACACCTACTGTCGAGGTGTTTTGTCCTAAGATGGAACCCGTAGCTTCTCCTCAGACGCCAGGATAAGCTTCTTGTGATTGGGCAGCATGTATCCGCCATGACGCCGGAAGGCCGCCTGATTGGTCCGCATAGTCCGCTGTAGGCGGCTTGTCTCTGCCGCGCAGGGCGTTCAGGCACTTTGTCTAACCGAGCATTCCTTGTTGCTGACTGGAGCTGCTAGTTCAAAAGGAAGCGACTGAGCGAGCGAGGTAACTAACTGCACAGACGTCTGCGGGAGGAAGCGGCGGGTGTAGACATGGGCGGGGCAGGGGCTTGTGCGCCTTGGGCGAACTACCTAGCCTCTGGGCCCCTGGATTCCCGCTTCTCCCGTGCTCTCCCAAATCCCTTCCGGTGTCTGTGCGCCCCTCATCGGTACCGCCCTCCTCACTGTGCCCCTCCCCGGCTCCATCCTCAGGGTGCTCCGCCTCCTCAGCCCTGTCTTCCTCACTGCTGCGGCTACTCGGCTCCGCCCTCTTCAGTGCCCTACTTCCTTTGAAGGAACAcaccttccttccctgccttcctctgcctggcCTCTTTGGCAAGCCTTTCACTGGCCCTGCCCATGTCTCAGCTCCTTCGCTTCTGTGCCTTACCTTAACCCCGCCCTCTTAAAGTTTACTACctacccgccccccaccccccaccccagttagGTTCACAGGCCTCTTCAGTACACTTCTCCTTTGGCCCTGTCTTCACCCGTTGCACATCTCTGATGAATCTCGAACCGCGTTGTGTTCCTTTGACACATGCATGACAGggagatttttaaagttttcttcccttccctcttgctAGCACCTTCCTCTTGATTGTTGTTTGGCCTGCACAGTGCTGTCTTGGGATTCTGCAGTGTGGGAGAGAGATACGCATGTAAATGCTGTGTGTTAAGTTTCACTACAGCCAGTGCGGTGTTGGTATGCTTAGAGGAAGggcgggttttttgtttttgtttttgttttcctagtcATTGCTGCTGGATCCTCAAACAGACTTCTAAAGAGCTGAACTGTTAACCTTTCCCCAAAATAGCTGGGTCCTAACATCTGGTTATGATTTGAATTTTGTCATGGAGCTggggacacctgtaatcccagcattcagggaggcagaagcgggcggatcgctgtgagttcgaggccagcctggtctacaaagtgagtccaggacatctacggctacacagagaaaccctgtctcaaaacaaaacaaaattttgttgTGGAGACTTGGTTTAGCTGGTCAGAATTGGGCCAGCTTGAGATCATATAGCCAGGCTCTTAGTGAGGCAGCAGTATACCCTTGGGGGTCCCTTTTGAAGTTTTCCCTGAGGACCTGTCCCCAGTTTGTCCTCTGGAGGTCTTAAAGCTAAAAATGTGTATGAATAAGCCCACCAGCCAGTAGATTCCTCCTAGCCAGTGCACACGAATAGACAGACAGTAAGGAGCCTCTGAGGCCCCTGGAGTCAGACATCTGTGAGTCTGTTAAGAGCATAGAGCTTGGCAAAGCAGTTTCCCTTATCTAGGCCTTGGGTTTGCCTTCTATAGCAAAAGCCTGGGAAACTGCCATAGCTCCATGGTTGGGGTTTATTGAAAACACTTAAGATTCCCCTAAGTTGTCGGAAGTCAGCCCAAGGGCACCTCATATAGTTCAGATTCATGCCTTTCTTGCTCAagccagccaaaaaaaaaaaaaaaaaaaaagaaagaaagaaagaaaaaaaagtccctgATACATTGCCTTCTTCCAGACACCATGACAACCCTGGATGACAAGTTGCTGGGGGAGAAACTACAGTACTACTACAGCACCAGCGAGGATGAGGACAGCGACCAcgaagacaaagacagaggcaggggagccCCAGCCAGGGCTTCCACACCTGCAGAGGCTGAGCTGGCCGGCGACGGCATCTCAATCAATACAGgtactggaaggctctgagctctGCAGACTGACTCAAAGTGGCCTCTAAAGTGTGTATCAGTTAGccttgctctcctttctccaaCTGCGGTCCTACTTTACTGCCAGAGTTAACCCAGTGTAGACATTCGTTGTGCTTGCATCTagccttttctctgtgtaatgcaAATCTGTATGCATATCAGCATATGGCAGGCAATAGGCTGGACTGGGTTTGGCAACCCATAAGTCATACATATGAGTATACTGGTAGGATTTAATTCCTAGGAATGGCATATTTACActactaagtttttaaaattaaagcctattattattatatgaataTGCAATGGTCACATATTCCAAGATGCTAGTGTGGAGATGAGAGGACTTTTTGAAGTTGGTTCTCTCACCTTTACAGATAAATTCCAGAAATTTACCTCAGGTCTCTAGGCTGGGACTACAGGTTCCTTACTGGCTGAGTTAATCTCAGTGGCTCTTATATATActgttgtgtgttgtttttattttttaactttctacttctggggattgaactgagagCTTTGTTTTTTGCCATACAAGCActttgccactgagcccagcCCACTTTAACATCTTAATATTGTCACAGATTGCTTTAGTTGAGGCAGCACTTGTAGTTAAGCCAGcaatacagatttttttccttacagtttTTATCTTATTGTGTTAacactttaaaaacttttgcTATCCTGTTGGTTAAAAAAAtagccttttttgttttctttttgagatagtgtcaCTATGTTGTCCGGGTTGGACCTTGATCAGGCCCAGAACTCCCCATCTCAAGTGACCCTCTCTTCTTAGCTTCAACACTAGGGGCTCCTGGCATACTCATGGCATGTACCCCACACTAGGGGCTCCTGGCATACtcatggcatgcaccaccacactggcttgtcattgttttgttttgctttgttcctcTAATATTCTTGGAGTATCTTTTATGTCAAGAAATGTAGAActgtgttggagagatggttcagaggttaagagcactgcctgctctcccaaaggacctgagttcagttcccagcaacctcactgaggctcacaaccatgcaaaatgagatctggtttccttttctggcctgcaggcatacatacaggcagaacactgtaaacatagtaagtaaataaatcatttaaaaatctatatgtatgtataagacTGTTTGATCCTGCTCCCTGTTGcctttggtgctggggatcagattCAGGCTTTGTGAATGCTTGCTTACTTAGTGCTCTGCAGCCTGAACTGCATCCTCAGCCCGTGGTTTTTGGAGAAACAATCTTATTAGAGCTCAGACTGACTCTGAACATGTGATCTGCCTACCTGTGGAGTGCTTACATCGCAGGCAAGATTTCTCTCTCTAGAATTCCACTGTCCTtcctaagtttttcttttgtttacctTTGAGTAGATGAGTCATACTTTGTGCAGCATTGGCTGTTTAATTCTTGCAAATTATGCTGTGGTAGACCTCATTGCATACAGAACACCCTGCCTTGCGCAAGAGTATGTGGAGGCTCCTGCTAACTGTCATAGATAGAGCGAGCTGCATGCAGATGTAAATTTCTGTTTGTGGCTATCAGCTGGTCCAAAGCCCCGTGTCTGGTCTTGGTCGTGGTTGCCCTGCTCAGGTCCGAAAGGTGTGATCAATGACTGGCGCCGCTTCAAGCAGTTGGAGACAGAGCAGAGGGCGGAGCAGTGCCGGGAGATGGAGCGGCTGATCAGAAAGCTGTCTATGACCTGCAGGTCCCATCTGGACGAAGAGGAGgagcaacagaaacagaagggCCTCCAGGACAAAATCAGCGGGAAGGTAGCGGCTTCTTCAGGGCTTCCCTGGCCTGGGGACTGGCCTGGTGATTCAGGAAGGGCAGAAGTTGGATTTGGCTTCTAAGAAGCTGTGACATGCAGGGCAAAGCGGGGAGCCCTGTCACAACTTGTGGTGCATCTGGGTTTGGTCTCAGCTCAGCTCCACATGGTTATGGCAGAATCTCTTCCTGAGTTGGTGCTTTTATTGGCTAAGTGAGGTCATTACCCTTCTCTTCCCGTCTTAGGGAGTGGCCTGTTGAAAAGTGTGGAGGATTTATTAGTTTCTTAATCGTCTTcatgattatttattttgtggaggCATACACAGAACAGACATTCTAGGAGATAGTTGAGCCCGCGTCCCTGACACCTCCTTACTTTGTCAGCATTAAAGGTCTCTCTTTCTGCCCAAGAAGAAGTGTATAGGAGTGGCTAAGATCAGTTAGCCATGTCCTAAGGCTAAAAGTACCAGTCACTGGGGCCAGTGCGaaggctcagtgggcagaggtgcttgctatgcaagcctggcaacctgagttcaatccccagaacccatgtaaaggtgggaggagagaaccagctccacagagctgccctctgacctccacctgcacTCTGTAGAACATGCGCACACACAGTAGTAGCAAATTGACATCTAGAAATATCAGCCAACATGAGCGTGCAGACAAAGCATTAAGCCAAGTATTGATCACTCTGCTAGGGAATGATTTCAGGGCCTAAAACCTAGACAAAGGCTGTAAGAGCTAGAAGGCCCAGTCAGTTTCAGCCAAGAGAGAGTCTCAGGTTAGAGTGATTGGAAGAAGAGTGTAATAAGACAGAGAATTCAGAAAGATGCTGGTCAGTTACAGCACTGCACTGACCAGGCTAGGGTGGTCCGTGTTTACCATCTCCAAACTATACAAGATTAGGCAGAGATGTCTTGCTGCACCAGGCCAGAAGGAAGGTGTCTGTTAGGGATGCTGGCTGTAGCACGGTGTGCCTGCTACTCACAGCCATTGAGCAGAGAGGCCAGAATGAAGCAACAGTCATGTGACCACAGAGGTCAAATTTGAGAGATTCTATCCTATTGAGTCACTTATAGTAGATCAGAACTGGGCACTGCCTGGCTGGCAGAAATGAGACTGGGGGAAAGGTTAATATGACATATATGTATGtcagtttataaaaatgtttggaaacatgaggaaatattttaaaattattattaatttttttttcttttgagacagagtcatacTATGCTGACTTagaactaactatgtagaccaggctgtagattatagagatttgcctgcctctgcttcttgagtgctaggattaagggtatGAGCCACTATGACTGGTCATTATAAATTATTGTTAGTATTACCTATAGAGAAAAGTAGGTTATGAGATACCCACAGCTGCTGCTACAGAAGCCAGACAACTATAGTCAGTGACTAGCAAATAAAGAAGCTGGTCGTACATGGCTGTAATTCAACTGCACGGGAGGCTGACAGGAGGCTTGTTGATTTAAAGCCAGCCTCGTGTATaatagtgagtaccaggccagcctgttgtacacagggaaaccctgtttcaaaatggaaaaaaaaaaaattggcactGGCCagctggttcagtggttaagagcacaggttgttgctgcagaggacctgggtttgattcccagcaaccaaaagTGGTTCACAGCCTTCTGTttccccagttccagggatcttctgacctccaaaggtgCCACTTCTCATTTGGTGCACATTTGCagacaaaatacacatacaatgaatacattttgaaagaaaaagaagagaaaataatttagcATTTGTGTCATGTGCATGTATACAGTACAGAGCAGCAATGAGGAGGGTTCCTTTGGAAGTTCCTTAGTTGTTCTGTCTTTTCAGAAAAGAGTAAGAGTGAGTGAAGTAATGCTTTGTCCAGACTGACAGAAAGAATGCTCATCAGAGAAGTGACACTATGTGGTGCTGCTGTTTTGGAATGAGTGGCAATGTGGTGTTGGAGTTAAAACCTGAGTTTCTAAAGTCTAGGTTAAGGAACTAGAGGGATGGCTGAGCAGATGAGACTAGGCTCTGCTCTTACGGAGACCCCAGCGTggctcccagagcccacatgcTGACTtccaactgtgtgtaactccagctctcagAGAGTGACACTGTCTTCTGAACCATGCAGGCACCTGACCTCACATTCACAtgccccacacagacacatatatacacataatgtaAAAGGGTAAAAACAAATCTTGAAGAGAATCCAGTTTGAAGCCTagtcttttactttatttatttattttcaagatttattaattatgtagacagtgctctgcctgcattacacctgcaggccagaagagggcatcagatcactgatggttgtgagccaccatgtggttgctgggacttgaactcaggacctccctaggagcagtcagttctcttagcccctgagccatctctccagtcctagtcTTGTACTTTATACTTGTATAAATTTGTGCAAATAATGTAAAATCTTGGAGCTAATACCTGCATTTACAAAATGGGGTTATTAAAGTTCTTCCAGTAAGATTAACTCAAGAATTCAGTGACAAGTGAATTCAATCATGATGGCAAGGGCATGTAGTCCTAATTACCACATGGTAGTATATGCAACTagcttctgcaagttgtcctctaaatCACATGGGAGCACCATGGGCATGGCCCTGCCCCTGGCCCCCCAAAAGTAAATTTCAAAGAGgatctggaaagatgactcagctgttaaatGTACTTGTTTTTGCAGATGACCCTggcttggttcctagcacccatgtggtggctctcaacctctgtaattccagatccCAGGGATCCagtggcctccacaagcaccagcaaggatgtggtgcacacacaacacacctctatacttaaaaaattttaaggggtggggtgtggtggggtaggGGACATATGTGCATAAGACACTAGTATGAGCCTCAAGTATTCTAAGTACAGGGTGCATATCCACACTGATCAGCTGTGTTCAGCGTCTGGTCTTGTTCTGTAGATGACTCTGAAGGAGTTTGGTACAACGGACAAGAGCTTGGATGACGAAGAGTTTCTGCAGCAGTATCGGGAGCAGAGGATGGAAGAGATGCGGCAGCAGTTTCATAAAGGGCCCCAGTTCAAGCAAGTTTTTGAGATCCTCAGTGGAGAAGGGTTTTTAGACATGATCgataaagaacagaaaagcacCCTTATCATGGTTCATATCTATGAGGATGGCGTCCCTGGGACTGAAGCCATGAATGGCTGCATGATCTGCCTTGCCACAGAGTACCCGGCTGTCAAATTCTGCCGAGTGAGGAGCTCAGTTATTGGGGCCAGCAGCCGCTTTACCCGGAATGCCCTTCCTGCTCTGCTCATCTACAAGGCGGGTGAATTGATTGGCAATTTTGTTCGTGTCACTGACCAGCTGGGGGAAGATTTCTTTGCTGTAGACCTTGAAGCTTTCCTACAGGAATTTGGATTGCTCCCAGAAAAGGAAGTCTTGGTGCTGACATCTGTGCGAAACTCTGCCACCTGTCACAGTGAGGACAGCGATCTGGAAATAGATTGAACTGATAGTCTAGTTCCATAGCTATCTCATTGTTTGGGCTGGAGGACACAtgtctgtatttatttctgtCCTTCCTGTGTCTTCTGGCTTTTCAGCTGTTCTTTGTAGTCTCATTTAGTATGTGGAAAGTCAAGAAATTCTTAGATTAAATCAGAATGCTGACTCATTTTGTGGCTAGCAGTAAAGTGACTTCAAATTATATAAACAGGAAGCTAGGCTCTCGAGCTGTTTACCTCTCTAGCGTGACATCTCTTATACTTTTTCTAGTCAATATTGACATGGCACCCTTGAAGGCAATGTCttaaaaattgtcttctgatgACCTCAGAGTTCTACCAGGTCTGAGAGTAGAATTCCCTAGTGAGTGTGTTCTGTGCAACTAAATACTGCATTTCCATAATCACTTGATTGCAAATCATGTTTACTTGCAATCAGACTCATagctgtacttttaaaaatctagattctTCACCAGGGTCTGACTGAGGTTGGGAATGTCACTCAGTGGGGAAcacttacctagcatgtacaCGGCCCCAAGACATCTAATTCCCAGCACTGTCAAAattaaaccaaacaaaagctTCTGGATGCCTGCTGCTGTTGTTAGCAGTGGCCTCTGCTGCGCGGGTCAGTGGTTCGGCCCAGCATAATGAAGCATGAGCAGGAGAGAGTGGTTTTGCTGGTCACTGTCGTGATGCTGGGAGGCAGGCATCTTTCCGACTGGTGATGCTGGGAGGCAGGCATCTTTCCGACTGGTGATGCTGGGAGGCAGGCATCTTTCCGACTGGTGATGCTGGGAGGCAGGCATCTTTCCCACTGGTGATGCTGGGAGGCAGGCATCTTTCCCACTGGTGATGCTGGGAGGCAGGCATCTTTCTGACTGGTGTTGGTGTAGAGCTTGAAAGCCTCAGTAGAAGGACCTTTTTGTACTGCTCCATCAGCGTCTGTTCCTCTTATTTAACATAGTAACTTCATGTTaaatgtagatattttaaaatatttttttgcataTTAGAAAAAAAGTTGTATTTACTAGAGGAAAATTGGTGAAAATACAGGTGCAAAAATGGTTTAAAAACCATAATTCTACCGCCTAAACACTATGTTTTGGCATACTTCATATACAGGTGTTTTTTTATGTATTCataggcttttgtttttccaatgaCATTGGGATCATTCTGAGCATACTGTCTGATAGCATGGTCAGCTAGTAACATAAGAATTTCTTCATATTATTCAATACTCTTCTGTAACATTTTAATAACTGTTGGTATTCCATTGATAGATACACTGTAATCTGCTTGGTGGTTGGTTTTTAGAAGGATGGCAAACTTTCTTATTATGAAACCTTTTATTATGAATCATGTTCATCATAGAACATAGAACAATAAAAATTAAGctgaaaagatatttaaaagcCATACAATTTTACTACTAATAATTCCTTTTGCCATTTTTACAAATCTCTTTCTagctttatgtatatgtgtatatttacaaAATTCATTGTCATtgaagtttttttccctttttgattATTCCTTAAATTGTATGTCATAGTATCAAGggaaatgaaatgtaaaatggAAGTAAATATTAGCCTTAGTATTTAcacttgaaatttttgtttgctCAGAAACTAACAGTAAATGAGTCTTGAAAGTACCTACTGGATTTAATCAATAAAAACCGTGTGTCATTTTCTGACTAAGGGGCTCAATGTAGAAGTGAAGAAAATCATTAGGAGATGACTGATGTCCATGTTctaggttatttattttcttttcttttcttttttaagcattATAAATAACATAGTTGCTGAGTTCTGTGTTCTACCTAATGTAATAGTACATACTAAAATACTTTGGTATATTGTAAAAGTTCTGAATAAGCCTGTGGCACTTAAATAAACCATGCCATCTTGACCCAGTCCCTGTAAACTAGATAATTTAAATTCTCAGTATTTTGCTAATGCACTTACCATCTTTGTGATTTCAGCTGTGTTTTGGATCACTATTCACTCAGGTGTCTAAAAGAGTCACTGAGAAAATTGGCAGGAATATTcaaattttttttcactcataaaataattttgatcacacacagagaaaccctgtctcgaaaaaccaaaaaaacaaagcaaaacaaaacaaaaaaacaataatttcatacacatatgtatataatgcatttgaTTATGTTCACCCTCTcttgtcttcctcccttcctgctggtcctcttcctcttcccagataccTTCCTCATTTACTTTGatgtctttttgggttttgatGGTTCACTGAGCTCAGTTTGGGTTGCTCACATGACATGAGTGAGGGGTTAGTGACTGGATCGTGGGCAGCTTACCAGCAGCTGCACTGCcgaagaaaatgtctcttttccctcagcaaccattaactgccaGTAGCTCCTTAGGGAGGGGTGGTTCCCTTAGCGACCCTTAACTCCTTAGGGAGGGGTGGGGCCACATGAGCATTCCATGACCTCATTATTCTGCCATAGTttcacacatataatatataaatacgaTGTATTCTGACCATATTCTTTTATTATCATCTTCTCTTATTCTCTTCACCCTCTCACTGAACCCCTTTGCAGTGaatcttttatgtgtgtgtgtgtgcgcgtgtacacacatgtgtttgtacTCCACTGCTTATACTTGCTTACATGAGCACGGGATGGGTTATTTTCTTGAGTAAGGCAGCTTAGTGGCTAAGCTCCCTCACCTAGAAAACGTTGTCTATATCTCCAGAGATGGGCAGTACCTTACCAACCCCTCCCTTATCTATGATGGGATATTGATGGGCTGTCTTGTTCAGGTAGTCCACTACGGTGATTTCATGGGTTCAGTAACAGTCC
This window encodes:
- the Pdcl gene encoding phosducin-like protein gives rise to the protein MTTLDDKLLGEKLQYYYSTSEDEDSDHEDKDRGRGAPARASTPAEAELAGDGISINTGPKGVINDWRRFKQLETEQRAEQCREMERLIRKLSMTCRSHLDEEEEQQKQKGLQDKISGKMTLKEFGTTDKSLDDEEFLQQYREQRMEEMRQQFHKGPQFKQVFEILSGEGFLDMIDKEQKSTLIMVHIYEDGVPGTEAMNGCMICLATEYPAVKFCRVRSSVIGASSRFTRNALPALLIYKAGELIGNFVRVTDQLGEDFFAVDLEAFLQEFGLLPEKEVLVLTSVRNSATCHSEDSDLEID